One part of the Lapillicoccus jejuensis genome encodes these proteins:
- a CDS encoding DNA polymerase ligase N-terminal domain-containing protein, which produces MPDEQGRPQFVLHDHRKPQPHYDLRLEEGGVLRSWAVPKGLPTDPSRNRLAIEVDDHELDHLGYEDEHKSVADTGWWEEDRRDDGFLGFILHGRESVRRYALIRTEGGRFGRGRPSWLVHLSREQPGP; this is translated from the coding sequence GTGCCCGACGAGCAGGGTCGTCCGCAGTTCGTCCTGCACGACCACCGCAAGCCCCAGCCGCACTACGACCTGCGCCTCGAGGAGGGCGGGGTGCTGCGCTCGTGGGCGGTGCCGAAGGGCCTGCCGACCGACCCGTCCCGCAACCGGCTCGCCATCGAGGTCGACGACCACGAGCTCGACCACCTGGGCTACGAGGACGAGCACAAGTCGGTCGCCGACACCGGCTGGTGGGAGGAGGACCGCCGCGACGACGGCTTCCTGGGATTCATCCTCCACGGACGGGAGTCGGTGCGGCGCTACGCGCTGATCCGCACCGAGGGCGGGCGGTTCGGTCGCGGCCGGCCCAGCTGGCTCGTCCACCTCTCGCGCGAGCAGCCCGGCCCGTGA